In a single window of the Arachis hypogaea cultivar Tifrunner chromosome 6, arahy.Tifrunner.gnm2.J5K5, whole genome shotgun sequence genome:
- the LOC112696037 gene encoding putative disease resistance protein RGA1 — protein MAESFIFSIAESLITKLASRAYQEASRVVGVYDDLQDLKSSLSYVKAVLLDAEQKQEHNHELREWLKQIKLIFYDAENVLDQVDCQALRKQVIRDYGTPKDKVGRFFSSSNPLVFRYKLAHQIKDIRKRIDRVAADRDKFGLQVIHVDRRVVHSREMTYSHVVESDVIGRDYDKEKIINLLMEPSLDNNGGFKHISVIPIVGIGGLGKTTLAKLVFNDKRITDSFPLKMWVCVSEDFNIKQLIIKVINAASNFVSTGALPGQQNLKELEVEQLQYCLRNMLEGQKFFLVLDDVWNEDRVKWVALQDLISVGAQGSKVIVTTRSPSIASMMGTVAYSHHLKSLSPEDSLRLFVRWAFKEGEEGKYPDLIRIGREIVDKCKGVPLAVRSLGSSLFSKHQIQEWESLRDKEIWNLPQKEDDILPALKLSYDEMPSHLRQCFAFLSLYPKNHAFISFDVASLWGAAGLLPLQSIDKTMLDDAHQYLSDLMARSFLHDFFYCGTFCTFKLHDLVHDLAVYVAKDVCQLVSSNTQDISENVLHLSFVENGLPCNSIKPSLQGARSILFPDKEVGASEAFLNAWVLNCTYLRYLDLSNSTCETLPQSIGQLKHLRSISLRNNKRIKRLPNSICKLQNLQVLLLDGCSNLETVPKKLRKLISLQRLEITTKQSILPESDIAKLNCLESLCVEDCDNLESLFVETRLPTLRTLQVIDCVNLKSLPLDTHHFPQLETLVISGVANEDWLDRSEDTNAVLRLKTIVLSEMVTLPHSLQQYASTLQTLAIVGCNELEVLPEWLSNLSSLKFLCMAGCPNLVSLPSDIHRLTSLQVLRIVNCTKLYGKYEPQVGKCWPMISHIKQTDIWK, from the coding sequence ATGGCTGAATCATTCATCTTCAGCATCGCTGAATCACTCATAACTAAGCTTGCTTCTCGTGCATACCAAGAAGCGTCTCGGGTGGTTGGTGTCTACGATGACCTCCAAGACTTGAAAAGCAGTCTCTCATATGTGAAAGCTGTGCTGTTGGATGCTGAGCAGAAGCAGGAGCACAACCACGAACTGCGGGAGTGGCTGAAGCAGATCAAACTCATCTTCTATGATGCTGAGAACGTGCTTGATCAAGTTGACTGTCAAGCGTTGCGCAAGCAAGTCATCAGAGACTATGGCACTCCCAAGGACAAGGTAGGCCGCTTCTTCTCAAGTTCTAATCCACTTGTGTTTCGTTATAAGCTTGCTCATCAGATCAAAGATATTAGGAAGAGAATAGACAGAGTCGCGGCTGATAGGGATAAGTTTGGGCTTCAAGTAATTCATGTTGATAGGCGAGTTGTGCATAGCAGGGAAATGACTTACTCCCATGTTGTTGAGTCTGATGTCATAGGAAGAGATTATGATAAAGAAAAGATCATAAATCTCTTGATGGAACCGAGTCTGGACAACAATGGTGGCTTTAAACATATCTCTGTCATTCCCATTGTGGGAATTGGAGGTTTGGGAAAGACCACTCTTGCTAAGCTCGTCTTCAATGATAAAAGGATAACCGACTCCTTTCCGTTGAAAATGTGGGTGTGTGTGTCTGAAGACTTTAATATCAAGCAATTGATTATTAAGGTCATCAATGCCGCTAGCAATTTTGTTTCTACCGGTGCTCTTCCGGGCCagcaaaatttaaaagaattagaGGTTGAACAATTGCAATATTGTCTAAGAAACATGCTTGAGGGTCAAAAGTTTTTCCTAGTCTTGGACGATGTATGGAATGAAGATCGTGTTAAATGGGTTGCGCTGCAAGATCTCATTTCAGTGGGTGCTCAAGGAAGCAAAGTTATAGTCACAACACGTAGCCCATCCATCGCTTCGATGATGGGTACCGTTGCCTACTCGCACCATTTAAAAAGTCTTTCTCCCGAGGATTCGTTGCGTTTGTTCGTTAGATGGGCTTttaaagaaggagaagagggaaaATATCCAGATTTGATAAGGATTGGAAGAGAAATCGTAGACAAGTGCAAAGGAGTTCCTTTAGCGGTGAGATCTTTGGGAAGTTCACTATTTTCCAAACACCAGATACAAGAGTGGGAATCATTGAGAGACAAGGAGATTTGGAATTTGCCACAAAAAGAGGATGATATCTTACCTGCTTTAAAATTAAGCTATGATGAAATGCCATCCCATTTGAGGCAATGCTTTGCTTTTCTCTCCCTTTATCCAAAGAATCATGCATTTATTTCTTTTGACGTTGCTTCACTTTGGGGGGCAGCGGGTTTGCTACCATTGCAAAGCATAGATAAAACAATGCTAGACGATGCACACCAATATTTGAGTGACTTAATGGCAAGATCTTTTCTTCATGACTTTTTTTATTGTGGCACCTTTTGTACATTTAAACTGCATGATTTAGTGCATGATCTTGCAGTATATGTTGCGAAAGACGTGTGCCAATTGGTCAGTTCAAACACTCAGGATATATCAGAAAATGTCCTGCATTTGTCTTTTGTTGAGAATGGTTTGCCTTGCAATTCCATCAAGCCAAGCTTACAAGGTGCGAGAAGCATTCTGTTTCCAGATAAAGAAGTGGGAGCCAGTGAAGCTTTCTTGAATGCATGGGTGTTAAACTGCACTTACCTGCGATATTTGGATTTAAGTAATTCTACATGTGAGACTTTGCCTCAGTCAATTGGTCAGTTGAAACATTTAAGATCTATTTCTCTTaggaataataaaagaataaagagGCTCCCTAATTCTATTTGCAAGCTCCAAAATTTGCAAGTTCTGCTTCTTGATGGGTGTTCAAATCTTGAAACTGTACCGAAAAAGTTAAGAAAGTTGATCAGCCTGCAAAGATTGGAGATAACCACAAAGCAATCTATTTTGCCAGAGAGTGACATTGCAAAGTTGAATTGTCTTGAATCTTTGTGTGTCGAAGATTGTGATAATTTGGAGTCCTTGTTTGTTGAGACAAGATTGCCTACACTTCGAACTTTGCAAGTTATTGACTGTGTGAATCTAAAGTCTTTGCCACTTGATACTCACCATTTTCCTCAGTTAGAAACTTTGGTAATCAGCGGTGTGGCCAATGAAGATTGGCTTGATAGATCAGAGGATACTAATGCTGTCTTGAGGTTAAAAACCATTGTTCTTTCAGAAATGGTAACATTGCCTCATTCTCTCCAACAATATGCAAGCACGTTACAAACTTTGGCGATTGTAGGTTGCAACGAGCTGGAGGTACTTCCCGAATGGCTGTCGAATCTGAGTTCTTTGAAATTTCTTTGTATGGCGGGTTGTCCGAATTTGGTGTCTCTTCCCAGTGATATCCACCGTCTAACAAGTCTCCAAGTTTTGCGAATCGTAAATTGCACCAAGTTATATGGAAAATACGAGCCGCAAGTTGGAAAGTGCTGGCCCATGATATCTCACATCAAGCAAACTGACATTTGGAAGTAA